One part of the Melospiza melodia melodia isolate bMelMel2 chromosome 3, bMelMel2.pri, whole genome shotgun sequence genome encodes these proteins:
- the LOC134416648 gene encoding hormonally up-regulated neu tumor-associated kinase homolog A-like — translation MFRPNAWIYRELEATSGKQQYKSSSPGMPMAMKAGLDDKMTDTGNWDEILPKWEKNLKDIKIPAFFNKILQETGKTFPHSKQVGNYLVGKMINKGSFAKVMEGLHIPTGEKVAIKVIDKRKAKQDYYVSKNMKREPRIHQMIQHPNIVQLYETLETDNSYYMVMELCLGGDLLDKICDKKRLVEQEVRRYTRQILSAVEHLHCQGIVHRDLKIENFLLDENNNIKIIDFGLSNTARFEGLSQELLHTQCGSPAYAAPELLAHKKYGPKVDVWSM, via the exons ATGTTCAGACCTAATGCCTGGATCTACCGTGAATTAGAAGCTACATCTGGAAAACAGCAGTACAAGTCCAGCTCTCCAGGGATGCCCATGGCAATGAAAGCAGGCTTGGATGACAAAATGACAGATACTGGCAACTGGGATGAGATATTACCAAAATGGGAGAAAAACTTAAAGGATATAAAAATACCTGCTTTTTTTAACAAGATACTCCAAGAGACTGGGAAAACTTTCCCTCACTCCAAACAAGTCGGGAATTACCTAGTAGGCAAAATGATCAACAAGGGCTCCTTTGCCAAGGTGATGGAGGGACTGCACATCCCCACGGGGGAGAAG GTAGCTATAAAAGTCATTGACAAGAGGAAAGCCAAGCAGGATTACTACGTTTCAAAAAACATGAAGCGTGAGCCGCGGATACACCAGATGATTCAGCACCCCAACATTGTTCAGCTCTATGAGACCCTGGAGACCGACAACTCCTATTACAtggtgatggagctgtgcctcggTGGGGACCTCCTGGACAAAATTTGTGACAAAAAGAGGCTGGTGGAACAGGAAGTAAGGAGATACACCAGGCAAATTCTGTCTGCAGTAGAGCACCTGCATTGCCAGGGGATTGTTCACAG GGACctaaaaattgaaaattttcttcTTGATGAGAACAACAACATCAAAATCATTG ATTTTGGACTGAGCAATACTGCAAGATTTGAGGGTCTCTCCCAGGAGCTGTTACATACCCAGTGTGGAAGTCCAGCTTATGCTGCCCCAGAACTCCTTGCTCATAAGAAATATGGTCCAAAGGTAGATGTCTGGTCCATGTAA